A stretch of Lactuca sativa cultivar Salinas chromosome 6, Lsat_Salinas_v11, whole genome shotgun sequence DNA encodes these proteins:
- the LOC111906065 gene encoding FACT complex subunit SPT16, translating to MADHRNGGNHPPASKGAGAGGAGAGSAYSIDAETMSRRLKLMYSNWREHKDELWGSCNAFAVATPPPSDDLRYLKSSSLNIWLLGYEFPETIMVFSEKQIHFLCSQKKADLLSVVKKSAKEAVGVEVVMHIKASKSDDGAKEMDAILQAISDGDDTVLGYIAKEAPEGKLLEKWTEKMKSSRLQLSDITNGLADLFAVKEAGELTNVKKAAYLTASAMKQFVVPKLEKVIDEEKKVTHSSLMDDTEKAILEPARIKVKLKADNVDICYPPIFQSGGNFDLKPSASSNDYHLYYDSASVIICALGSRYNSYCANIARTFLIDSNATQSKAYQVLLRAHEAALSALKPGNKANAVYKAAVAVVEKDAPELLPNLTKSAGTGIGLEFRESGMSLNDKNEKILKVGMVLNVSLGFQNLQTKSSKTKSQNYALLLADTVTVSAKGPENLTSLSSKAFKDVAYSFNDGEEEEEVERVQQPKTEPKHSKATLRSDNNEMSKEELRRQHQAELARAKNEETAQRLAGGKNASGDGRASSRTSNDLVAYKNVNDIPPNKDIMIVVDQRNEAILIPLYGAMVPFHVATVKTVSSQADTSRNCYIRIIFNVPGTPFSSHETNSLKNNTGIFLKEVSFRSKDPRHISEVVQQIKTLRKNVVSRESERAERASLVTQEKLVTAGNKFKPIRLTDLWIRPVFGGRGRKLPGTLEAHDNGFRYSTSRSDERVDILFGNIKHAFFQAAEKEMITLLHFHLHNHIMVGNKKTKDVQFYVEVMDVVQTLGGAKRSAYDPDEIEEEQRERDRKNKINMDFQSFVNRVNDLWGQPKFKGLDLEFDQPLRELGFHGVPYKASAFIVPTSSCLVELIESPFLVVTLNEIEIVNLERVGLGQKNFDMAIVFKDFKKDVLRIDSIPSTSLDGIKEWLDTTDIKYYESRLNMNWRAILKTITDDPKNFIDEGGWEFLNLEASDSDSDGSQESDQGYEPSDVEPESESEDEGSDSESLVESDDDEEEGSEEEGSEEEEGKTWEELEREASNADRENGVESDSEEERKRRKMKAFGKSRAGPSSSSSAPKRPKFRR from the coding sequence ATGGCTGATCATCGCAATGGTGGGAATCATCCACCAGCCAGTAAAGGTGCAGGTGCAGGTGGAGCTGGAGCTGGAAGTGCATACTCAATTGATGCAGAAACTATGAGCAGAAGGTTAAAGTTAATGTATTCTAACTGGAGGGAACACAAAGATGAGTTATGGGGTTCTTGTAATGCCTTTGCAGTAGCCACCCCACCTCCTTCTGATGATCTTCGTTATCTAAAATCTTCATCTCTCAACATTTGGCTTCTTGGTTACGAATTCCCAGAAACAATAATGGTTTTCTCAGAGAAACAGATTCACTTCTTATGCAGCCAGAAGAAGGCAGATTTGTTAAGTGTTGTGAAAAAGTCTGCAAAAGAAGCAGTTGGTGTAGAAGTTGTGATGCATATCAAAGCTTCAAAAAGTGATGATGGGGCGAAAGAAATGGATGCCATATTACAAGCCATCAGTGATGGTGATGACACTGTTCTTGGCTATATAGCAAAAGAAGCACCTGAAGGGAAGCTTTTAGAGAAATGGACTGAAAAGATGAAGTCTTCAAGATTACAGCTTTCTGATATCACAAACGGATTAGCAGATCTTTTTGCTGTGAAAGAAGCTGGTGAGCTTACAAATGTGAAAAAAGCTGCTTATCTTACTGCTTCTGCTATGAAACAGTTtgttgttccaaaacttgagaagGTAATCgatgaagaaaagaaggtgaCACATTCTTCTTTAATGGACGACACTGAAAAGGCGATTCTTGAACCTGCTAGAATCAAGGTGAAGTTGAAAGCTGATAATGTTGATATCTGCTATCCTCCTATTTTTCAAAGTGGTGGAAATTTCGATCTGAAACCTAGTGCTTCAAGTAATGACTACCATTTGTACTATGATTCTGCAAGTGTGATAATCTGTGCACTTGGGTCCCGCTACAACAGCTACTGTGCAAATATTGCAAGAACTTTCTTGATCGATTCAAATGCTACACAAAGTAAAGCTTATCAGGTTCTATTAAGAGCCCATGAAGCTGCTCTTTCTGCTTTAAAGCCTGGTAACAAAGCAAATGCTGTTTATAAAGCTGCTGTTGCTGTGGTTGAAAAAGACGCACCTGAATTGCTTCCTAATTTAACAAAGTCAGCGGGAACCGGGATCGGTCTCGAGTTTCGTGAATCCGGGATGTCTTTAAATGATAAGAATGAAAAAATCTTGAAAGTGGGAATGGTTTTGAATGTGAGTTTAGGGTTTCAAAACCTACAAACAAAAAGCAGCAAAACAAAGAGCCAGAATTACGCCCTTCTGTTAGCTGATACTGTTACTGTATCAGCTAAAGGACCTGAAAATTTAACTTCTTTGAGCTCCAAAGCTTTCAAAGATGTTGCATACTCTTTCAATgatggtgaagaagaagaagaagttgaaaGGGTACAACAGCCAAAAACCGAGCCAAAACACTCGAAAGCCACACTCCGTTCAGACAACAACGAAATGTCTAAAGAAGAGCTTCGAAGACAGCATCAAGCAGAACTCGCGCGTGCCAAAAACGAAGAGACAGCTCAGCGCTTGGCTGGCGGGAAGAACGCCAGCGGGGACGGGAGAGCATCTTCTAGAACATCAAACGATTTGGTTGCTTACAAGAATGTAAACGACATCCCACCTAATAAAGATATCATGATTGTAGTGGATCAAAGAAACGAAGCAATTTTGATTCCGTTATATGGCGCCATGGTGCCATTCCACGTGGCGACAGTTAAGACGGTTTCCAGCCAGGCGGATACATCTAGAAACTGTTACATTCGGATCATATTTAATGTCCCTGGGACACCTTTCTCCTCTCATGAAACAAATTCATTGAAAAACAACACCGGCATCTTTCTAAAAGAGGTCTCGTTTAGGTCAAAGGACCCGAGACATATCTCTGAAGTGGTTCAGCAGATTAAGACATTAAGAAAAAATGTGGTGTCACGTGAGTCTGAAAGAGCTGAACGTGCGTCTTTAGTGACACAAGAGAAACTTGTAACTGCTGGGAATAAGTTCAAACCGATTCGGTTAACGGATCTTTGGATCCGCCCGGTGTTTGGCGGGCGGGGACGGAAGCTTCCGGGGACTTTAGAAGCTCATGATAACGGGTTCCGGTACTCGACTTCGAGGTCAGATGAACGTGTTGATATTTTATTCGGGAATATAAAGCATGCGTTTTTTCAAGCAGCTGAAAAGGAAATGATTACTTTGTTGCATTTTCATCTTCACAACCACATCATGGTTGGaaacaagaagacaaaagatgTTCAGTTCTATGTTGAGGTGATGGATGTTGTTCAAACTTTAGGAGGTGCGAAAAGATCCGCTTATGATCCGGATGAGATTGAAGAAGAACAACGAGAACGAGACCGGAAAAACAAAATCAATATGGATTTTCAAAGCTTTGTGAACCGGGTTAACGATCTTTGGGGTCAACCCAAGTTCAAAGGGCTTGACCTTGAGTTTGACCAACCGTTACGGGAATTGGGATTCCATGGTGTACCGTATAAAGCTTCGGCTTTTATCGTCCCGACTTCAAGCTGTTTGGTGGAGTTGATTGAATCTCCGTTTCTTGTTGTGACTTTGAACGAGATTGAGATTGTGAATCTTGAAAGAGTTGGATTGGGTCAGAAGAATTTTGACATGGCGATTGTGTTCAAGGATTTTAAAAAGGACGTGTTGAGGATTGATTCCATTCCGTCTACTTCGCTCGATGGAATCaaagaatggcttgacacgactGATATCAAGTATTACGAGAGTCGTTTGAATATGAACTGGCGTGCGATATTGAAGACGATTACGGATGATCCGAAGAATTTCATCGATGAAGGCGGATGGGAGTTTTTGAACCTGGAAGCGAGTGATTCCGATTCTGATGGTTCGCAGGAATCAGATCAGGGGTATGAGCCGTCGGATGTGGAGCCGGAATCAGAATCGGAAGATGAAGGGTCGGATAGCGAGTCGTTGGTGGAGTCGGATGACGATGAGGAGGAAGGGTCGGAGGAGGAAGGTTCTGAGGAGGAAGAAGGGAAGACATGGGAGGAGTTGGAGAGGGAAGCAAGCAATGCAGATAGGGAGAATGGGGTTGAGTCAGACAGTGAGGAAGAGAGGAAACGAAGGAAGATGAAGGCTTTTGGGAAGTCACGTGCGGGGCCCAGTAGCAGTAGCAGTGCTCCTAAGCGTCCTAAGTTCAGGAGGTAA